DNA sequence from the Aminivibrio sp. genome:
AGCCTCCGGCGTTGCTGTTGTAGGTCTGCTCCGTGAGGGGCGACAGGAAGACGGTGTAGGTTTTCCCCGTCCCGGGGTACTGGGTGATGCCGCAGATGGGGCCCCCGGAGATGACCAGGGCGTTTTCGGGAGAGTCCCACCGGCTGGCGGGGGTGACGGCGTCCCAGAGGATCCTGAGGCCGAATCCCCTGCCTCCGGTGTAGGTGCCGATCATGTCCTCGTCTATGTCATGGATGGCATGGCGGTAGTTCCCGTTCCCGAGGTCTACGACGAGGTATTTGCGGGTGTACCCCCGGTGCAGGGGGGCGCGGTCGTAGCTCCATTCGGCGAGGAGCTTCATGTCGAGTCTGTCCATGGCACTAGCCCTCCTTCCCGGTGTCGATGAGTTCAAGGGCCCCTTCTGGGCACGCCCGAACACAGATGCCGCAGGCGACGCACTTGTAGGGGGAGGGAATCCGGGGAGAGAAGTACATGGAGGCGCTGGGGCAGAATTCGACGCACATGAGGCAGGAGGTGCACTTTTTCCTGTCGATCTGCACGACCCCGTTTTTATCCCGGGAGAGGGCCAGAGAGGGACAGACGGGGATGCATCCGCCGCACTGGTCGCACACATGGATGTCCGCCAGTCCCGTGACGGTCTCCACCCGGATCCGGGAAAGCTCCGGCGAGTCCTCCTTCGCCCACGCCTTCGAACAGGCGCTCATGCACGCTCCGCACTGCACGCACCGGTCAAGGTACGTCTTCAGGAATTTCACGGTCAACACTCCTTTACGAAAGATAGTTGGCCACTTCTTTTGCCCGTAATCCGTACAAGTTCTGGGAAAGGATCATCTGAACGGGCATTATAAAAAAACACAATGAGCCTATCCTCCAGGACATTGTACCCGCAGCGTAAGCGGAGAGGCAATATTTAGACGGTTTCGGGTGATTTTGCTCCCTTTTGTCAACGGAGGGAAAAAGTGCACTCAGCCTTTTTTGCTTTTCAATGCCAGCAGCCCCACTCCCGAAAAGAGCAGCGCGACCCCTGCGGCTCCCGTCAGGTTCATTCTCTCCCCCAGGAGCAGCACCCCCAGTAGAGCGGCAGTGAGGGGTTCTGCCATGGAAAGGGTGACGCTCGTAGAGGCCGGCACGGTGGACAGTCCCTTCAGAAAGAGGAAATAGGCGAGGGCCGTGGCTATGAGTCCGAGATGAAAGGCGACAAGCAGTCCCCCGGGCTGGAGAAGCCATGTGGGGGGGGAAGCGAGGAGCACGGGAAGCAGAACGAGTCCCGCGGCGGAAAAGACCAGGCCGTTCACCGCATCCGCCCCGTGGTCCCGCAGCAGCCGTTTGCTGCCGAGGACGAACACGGAATAGGAAAAGCCAGCCCCCAGGGAAAACAGGACCCCCACGGGATTCACCGTTCCTCCCCCTTCCCCCGAGAGGGTCAGGAGGGAACACCCGATGATGGCGAGACAGCTGGAGGCATACCATTTCCGTTCGGGCTTCTCCCCGAAAACGAGGTATCCCAGGGCTCCCGTAATTACGGGAGAGCTCGCGAGGGTGACCAGGGTCCCCACGGCGACCCCGGTCTTCGAGACGCCGGTGAAAAAGAAGGGCTGGTAGGACGCCGTGGCCAGTATGGAAATCACCGTCGGAGCGAGGGGCCAGCGGCCGCCCGACGAGAAGGATCCCCGGAGAAGGGCGACGGTGAGAAGGGCAGCTCCTCCTATGGCCACCCGGAGGGCGCCCACGGCCAGAGGGGTGGACCCTGCGGGAGCCAGAGCCTGGGATGTCCCGGTGGTACCCCACAGCATGGCGCCGAGCAGTATAAAAAGGGCTCCCCCGGAAAATTTTCCCGATTTAACCATGACTCTCCTCCGTCTGCCCCGCCTTCCCGGTGGTGGAGGGCCCATTTCTCGCCTCCTCCGGAAAAACGGTTTCTTTTTTCCTGCCAGTATAGCGGATTCCCCGGGAAATGTGTCCTGGTCGAGAGCTTTTTTCGGAAAAGTTTTGCAGCTTCCGTTCGAAGGTCTATAATCAGACCGAAACTGCTTTTTATTCCCATACTTCGAGGAGGGTTCCCATGTTTCGAACGATCCGGTCCTTCACCCTGCTGGTCTTTCTTTTTCTCCCGGCCGCCGCCGGAGAAACGTGCACCACCATCCTGGTGACGAAAGGTGCCTCCGCCGACGGCTCCGTCATGGTCTCCCACTCGGACGACAACGACCTCATGGACCAGCGGGTCGTCTACGTCCCCGCACAAAAGCACGCTCCCGGCGCCGTGAGGGAGGTTTTCTGCACCGCGGCCGCCATGGGGGAATTCCCAGAGTACAATACCTTCTCCTACCCCCGGATGGTCACATCAAAACGGGGGCCGGGATATGACACCCCTGGGCCGGCAACCATTCCACTAGGGACAATCCCCCAGATCCCGGAGACTTTCGCCTATTTCGACGGAAGCTACGGCATCATGAACGAGCGGCAGCTCATGTTCGGCGAATGCACGAACGGCGCGAAAGTCTCCCCTGGGCCCGAACCGGGCAAGCGAATCATGTACTCGGCCGAACTCTCCCGGATCGCCCTCGAGCGGTGCACCACCGCCAGGGAAGCCATCCGGCTCATCGGCGCCCTTATCGAAGAGTACGGCCTCTACGCCACCGGCGAGACCCTCCCCGTGGCGGACACGGAAGAGGGATGGATCCTGGAGATGGCCCCCTCCCCCGAAGGGACGGGAGGGTTGTGGGTGGCGAAAAAAGTCCCCGACGGGGAGATATTTGTCGGTGCCAACCAGTTCCGGATCCGGGAAGTGGACCCGGATGACCCGGACATGCTCTTCTCGGAAAACCTCCACGCCGTGGCCCAAAAACACGGCTGGTGGAAGCCTGAGGACGGGAAGCTCGACTGGTTGAAAACGGTGAGCCTCGGGGAATACAATCATCCCTATTACTCCCTTCGAAGGGTCTGGAGAGTCCTCTCCCTGGCCGCACCGTCGAAGAACTTCTCCCCCTGGGTGAAGGATGGCTTCACGAAGGACTACCCCTTCTCGGTGAAACCGGACAAAAAACTGGGCGTAAGGGACGTGATGCGGCTCCACAGGGACCACTACGAGGGAACGGAGTTCGATCTCACGAAGGGAACGGCCGCCGGTCCCTTCGGGTACCCCGACCGGTACTACGGTCCCTACGACGGGGCCGGTGACGTGGGCGACCCCAAGCGAAAGCCGGAGGGGGCATGGGAGCGGCCCCTGTCGGTGACCTACTGCGGGTACGTTTTCGTGAACCAGGCCAGGGGCTGGCTTCCGGACGCCATCGGCGGGCGCATGTGGCTCGGTCTCGACAAGCCCTCGGACACCGTTTTTCTGCCCTTCCACGTTGGAGTGAACGGGCTGCCCCGGTCGGTGGAAGCCTGCGACACCACGAAATTCTCCAGGGAGAGCGCGTGGTGGACTTTCAACTTCCTGGCGAACTACGCGGGCCTGAAATACAGCTACATGCACGGGGAGATCACCGTGTGGCAGGAACAGCTGGAAACGGGCTTCCTCAACACCATCGAGACAGTGGAGCGGAATGCCCTCGACCTGTACAGGACCAACCCGTCCGGCGCCAGGGCCTACCTCACGGACTTCGCCGAACGGAACACAGCGGAAACGCTGGAGCAATGGCATGACCTCACGGAACGGCTGATCGTGAAATACAACGACGGACTGCTCACCGAGGGCGGCAAAATCGGTCAGCCCATGGGCTATCCCCGGGACTGGCTGAAGACCACATCCTGGCCATCGGGCCCCACGTCCTACGAAAAACCCACGGAAAAATAGCGGAAAGGGCCGGGCTGATGATCAGCCCGGCCCTTTGATTTTCAGCCTCTTTTTCCGCTCCCGGAGTCTTTCCCCGCCAGAACGGTCTCCCGACACCGGGCCGCTTTGGCCAGAAGAACCTCGAGCTCTTCGGGAGACACAGCAAGAAGGGTGTCGAGGATCGTCCTGAATTTCCCCGCAAGCCGCCGGATCTGTTCGCCGTTGGTGCTCGCCATGTCGGCCCCGAGCTCCGGAAGGCCTCCCGCCACGCGGGTCGTGTCCCGGAACCCGCCCGCCGCGAGAAGGGGCACCAGGGGATGCCGTTCCATCTCCTCCCCCGCGAGGAGAGCCAGCGCCGCGGCGACCAGCACAGGGAAATGGCTGATGCAGGCCGCGGCGGCGTCGTGTTCTTCGGCGCCGGTCCTGAGCGGACGGCCCCCGAGGGCTCCCGCAAGTTCTTCAGCAAGGGACAGGGCTTCTTCACCGGTGTTTTCGAAGGGAACCACGGCGCACACAGCTCCTTGGAAAAGGGCCGGGTCTGCGTTCTCCAGGCCGCCCCGCTCCTTTCCCGCCATGGGGTGAAACCCGGCGTAGCAGGGCCCCCACAGGGGCGCGAGCTTCCGCCCGACCTCGGTCTTGGTGCTCGCCAGGTCGAAGACCGCCCTGACGCCGGACCCGGCGGCGGGACGGATCTTCAGGCTCGTGGCTTCCATGAAGCGGATGGGGACGGCGAGGATCAGGATGTCTCCCAGGGCGGCGCACTCCTCCGCCGTCGCGCAGGGCCGCCCGATGATGCCAGTTTCGTGGGCCCGGCGTACCGTTTGCGGGTTCCGGCTCCATCCGGCGACACTTTTCACCGCCCCGTCCCGGGAGAGCTTCCAGGCAAGAGAACCACCCAGGAGCCCGAGTCCGAAGACGGAAACGGTGCAGTTTTTCAGATCCGTCATCTCTTCTCCTTTCCGCCCCTGACAGGTTCCGCAGGGCATTCCCTGAGCAGCAGGACCACCAGGTCCCCGATCAGAAAGGCGCCGAAAACTGTCCAGGACATCCACCCCGGAGGAACGAAGAGCCACGTGGACGTTCCCCCTCCAAGGGTCATCATGGTAATGCCCCACACCTTCATCTTCCTGGAAATGCACCTGTTTTTCTCCCAATTCCGGACGGTGCGGCCGAACGTGCGATGCTGCCGCATCCACCGGTGCATCTTCGGCGACGACCGGGCAAAACATGCCGCGGCGACCAGCACGAAGGGCACCGTGGGCATGACGGGAAACAACGCCCCGATGAAGCCGAGGGCTAGGAAGAGCGTTCCGAGAAGGGTCCAGAGATTCATAGCGACTCACCGCAGCAGGAAAAGATTTTGTAGCCGAGATACCATATCATAAAATAGCGGCGCTGTGGTCGGGGTTTTCTGCAATAATGGGGGTGTGCCCTCAGGACCGGTACCGCTCTTCCTGCACAGCAGCCGCACCGCCTCGAATACGTCCTCGCTTCATCCGGTCATGACGGATGTCGCTGTACGAGCCCCATGCCGAGCTTCACGGAATCGGGCCTGAGGCCGATACGCCGGTAGAGGGAGGAATAGTCGCCCCCCACGTCATCCAGGACCGTCAGGAATCCCGTGCCCCTGTAAAAATCAAGGATCGGCACGAGGCCTAAATCCGCAGGCAGCGGAAGAAGTGCGGCAGAGGAGAGAAAGCGGACGGTTCCTTTTCCCGGCCTCCCATGGAACGCATCACCGGCGTGCCCGGCACAGTGGGATATCCCCAAAAAATCATGAAAATACAAAAAAGCATCCCTGGAATTCCGGGATGCTTTTTTCTGCCTTGAAAAAATTCGCGTTACGCCGCGCCGATCATCATCTCGGGAAGCCAGGTAATGATACCCGGGAAGAAAGCGCAGAGCAAAAGCACCACCATGATGATGAGGATGAAGGGAATGACCCCCCGGATGATGTCTCCGATGGTCACGCCGAGCTCCTTCGGGGCGGTCCCCTTGAGGACGAAGATGGACATGGCCATGGGCGGCGTCTGGAAGGCCATCTGCATGTTGATGCAGATCATCATGCCGGCCCAGAGAGGATTGAAGCCGAGAGTGGTCAGGATGGGCGAGAAGATGGGAACCACGATAAACACGATGCCGATCCACTCGATGAACATCCCGAGCAGAAACACGATCGCCATGATGACGAAGAAGGACATCCACTTCCCCCCGGGAACGGAGAGAATGAACTCCGCCACCACGTCTCCCGCCCCCGCGTTCATGAAGATGCCCACGTAGGCGTAGCACATGGCGGCGATCATCACCACGAAAGCGCTGACTTTCATTGTCTCGAGGGAAGCCCGTTTCATGAGATCCCAGCTGAACTTCCTGTAGGCTGCCGCGAGGAGGATGGACGCGAAGCACCCCACTGCCGCAGCCTCCGTGGGCGGCGCGATCCCGGCGAAAATCGTTCCCAGAACGGCCGCTATCAGCAGGATCGGCGGAACCAGGGACTTGAGAAGACGGAAAAACTTGGCCGCGTCAAAGGGAGTGATCTGGTCCTCCGGGATAGCCGGGCCGAGAGCGGGGTTCAGGTGACAGCGGATGACGACATACAGCATGTAAAAGGCAGAAAGCAGAAGGCCTGGAAAAACGGCTCCCATGAACATCTGCCCCACCGAAAGCCCCGCCTGGGGCGCGTAGACTACGAGCATGATGCTCGGCGGGATAAGAATGCCGAGGGTTCCCGCCGCGACGATGGACCCTGCTGCCAGGGACTTGTCGTACCCCCTGGTGATCATGGGGGCAAGGGCGATGAGAGTCAGGATGGTGACGGACGCCGCGATGACACCCAGGCAGGCGGCGAGGATCGTTCCGAACAGGATGGTCACCACGGCCAGACCGCCCCGGAGCCTGCCCATGGCTTCGTAGAGGCTCTGGTACAGGTCCTTCGTGACCCCTGAATGCTGCAGGATGACACCCATGAAGGTGAACAGGGGAACCGCCAGGTAGGGATAGTTCAGCGACAGGTCGTAGAACCTGCTGTACAGTATGTGGAATGTGGTGGTGGGACCGAAAACGGCGAGACCTGTAAAAAAAGCCACGCTCCCGATGACGAAGGCGATGGGGAACCCCGTCATCACGAGGACGAAGACTCCTCCCAGCATAATGGCGGTGACAGTTTCGGCGCTGAGTTCAATCAAGAGTCTCACCCCTCACCATGAAATAGACATCCCGCACAAAATTCGCCGCCGCCTGAAGGATCAGAAGGAAAAGGCCCACAGCGAACACTGTCCGGTAGGGCCATGCCGGGGGATACCAAAAGCTGTTGAAGAAGACCTCCTTGATGGTCACCGCTCGGACGGCCCACGTGAAGGCGAGCTTGAACATGACCAGCATGAGAGGAAAAAAGAGAAACAGGGAGCAGATCACGTTCATGAAAGCCTTTCCCCGGGGAGGAAGCATGTTGTAGAACATGTCCACCCTCGTGTGCGCCTCGTGGAGATAGTCGTAGGAGGCGCCCAGAAGGTACAGGGCGCCTCCTGCCATGCACAGTACGTCATAGGCCCATGCGGTGGGAGCGTTGAAGAAATGGCGCGCGACAGCCTCGTAGGTTCCCGCAAACACAAGGACCAGGGCGAACCACTTCGCCACCCAGCCGGACGTTTCGCTGACGGTATCGATGAATTTCAATATTTTCCTTAAGGACGACATGCCCCTTCTCCTTGTGAAATACCGCGGGAGCGCGGCTATTTCATCGTCTCGTAAGATTCGCCGAAGGCCTTCATGGAGTTGTAGATCTCTCCGAAGATCGCCGGTTCACTGGCCACCTTTTCCTCGTAAAATTTAGACGCTTCGGCTGCAAGGGCCGCGTTGACCTCCGCAGGGACCTTCAAAACCTGGTTGCCCGCCGCCTTGAACTTTTCAAGGGCGATGATGGATTCATAGACAAGATACTCGTGCTGGGCCTGGGTGAAGCGGTCGATGAATGTCTGTACCAGGAGCTGCAGGTCCTTCGGCAGGGCGTTCCATGCGTCCTTGTTCACGAAGAATACCTGGGGATCGCTGGGAGCGCGTACGGGAGAAAGATAGACGTATTTCGCCACTTCGTTGAAGTGCATGTTCCAGTTGGAAGCAAGGGTGGAGTACTCAAAGGCGTCGATGGTACCGCGCTTCATGGCCTCGTAGAGCTCGCCGCCGGGAAGGATGACCGTGGCCATGCCCATTCTCTTCAGGATCTCTCCGGCGTCGCCCATGCAGCGGGCCTTGATGGTCTTCAGGTCTTCAACAGTCTCGATCTTCTTCTTGGAGTGGAAGAACACCTCTTCAGGAAGGGGGGAAAGGGCGCCCGGGAAGGTCATCACGTTGTAGCCTTCCATCATCTTGTTCATCAGGTCCGCGCCGCCGCCGTAGTTGAACCACGTGCGGAGGGCTTCGCCGGCGAGGGCGCCGGGGCGGGAGCTGACCAGACCTGCCGCCGACCATTTGTCGAGGTTGTACATGGGGCACGTGTAGCAGAGCTGCAGCACGTTCTCGTGGACAGCGTCGACTTCCTTGTAGGCGGGGACGATGGATCCGCCGACGAAGGGCTTGATCTCCAGCCTGCCGCCGGAGGCTTCGGTGATGGCCTTGCAGAGCATGTCATGGTAGATCTGGGACGGGTCGGACGCCGGGCCGTGCCCGGAAGATTTCCAGACAATCTTCTTCGGGGCGTCGGCGCCCTCGACCACGGCGGGCATAAAAGCCCCGACCACAAGGACGGGAACCAGCAGCGCGAACAACACTCTTCTCATAGCCCACATCTTTGTAACCTCCTTTGTATTTGGTGTTTCCCTACGGCAGGGGAGGAATTTCCCCGGCCCTGAACGACACCTTTTCAGAAGCTACTCGAAAAAGAGGGAACTGCCCGTCACGTTCCGGAAAAAGCCCGGGCAGACCGCATCGAGGCGATCCATGACATTTTTTCCGGTACAGCGGGACATACCGACGAGAAGAATACCACTATTCTGAAGGTATTCGAAAAATTTTTCAAGCCCGCTGCCTGCGGATTTAGGGGAAAAACGTTCTGTTGCAAAAACCCTTCTTTTTTGCTAGAGTTTCCATGGGTCTGTTATCGCAATTTTCCATTTTTTAGCAGAGAGGAGGGATGCCGTCCCTGCGAAAGGCCGAGGCACGAAAACAGGAGAAGTGCCCTGCTGAACGTATCGTTGCGATACCGTGTGAAAAGGAGGCTGAAAACAATGGCAGGCTTTTGCAGAAAAACGGTCCTGGTTCTGCTGGCGGCGGCTCTTGTTCTTCTCCCTGCGTCGGCTCCAGCCGCCGAACCGTCCCTCGCCGAGATCTACTCCATCCTGAAGACGAAAGAATTCGTCGACCTCACCCATACCTTCGACACCGAAATACCCCACTGGCCCGGCTTTCCCAAGGAAAAGCGGGAAACCATCTACTGGTACGATAAGGGTGTGGGCGCCATGGGATACGGCTTTTTCGCCCAGGTTTTCTCCCACGTTGGACAGTGGGGAACCCACTGCGACGCCCCGGCCCATTTCGCAAGGGGGAAAAGGACTCTCGACCGGATCGGCGTAAAGGAAATGCTCCTTCCGCTGGTGGTCTTCGACGTCTCTGAAAAAGC
Encoded proteins:
- a CDS encoding aldehyde ferredoxin oxidoreductase N-terminal domain-containing protein, coding for MDRLDMKLLAEWSYDRAPLHRGYTRKYLVVDLGNGNYRHAIHDIDEDMIGTYTGGRGFGLRILWDAVTPASRWDSPENALVISGGPICGITQYPGTGKTYTVFLSPLTEQTYNSNAGGYFGPYLKASGFDALSVAGKAPEDVVVSIDGDEGTIRIYAAPTDRRNAYDVTEALHDYFAKDEDD
- a CDS encoding 4Fe-4S binding protein, which encodes MKFLKTYLDRCVQCGACMSACSKAWAKEDSPELSRIRVETVTGLADIHVCDQCGGCIPVCPSLALSRDKNGVVQIDRKKCTSCLMCVEFCPSASMYFSPRIPSPYKCVACGICVRACPEGALELIDTGKEG
- a CDS encoding EamA family transporter, with translation MVKSGKFSGGALFILLGAMLWGTTGTSQALAPAGSTPLAVGALRVAIGGAALLTVALLRGSFSSGGRWPLAPTVISILATASYQPFFFTGVSKTGVAVGTLVTLASSPVITGALGYLVFGEKPERKWYASSCLAIIGCSLLTLSGEGGGTVNPVGVLFSLGAGFSYSVFVLGSKRLLRDHGADAVNGLVFSAAGLVLLPVLLASPPTWLLQPGGLLVAFHLGLIATALAYFLFLKGLSTVPASTSVTLSMAEPLTAALLGVLLLGERMNLTGAAGVALLFSGVGLLALKSKKG
- a CDS encoding C69 family dipeptidase; the protein is MFRTIRSFTLLVFLFLPAAAGETCTTILVTKGASADGSVMVSHSDDNDLMDQRVVYVPAQKHAPGAVREVFCTAAAMGEFPEYNTFSYPRMVTSKRGPGYDTPGPATIPLGTIPQIPETFAYFDGSYGIMNERQLMFGECTNGAKVSPGPEPGKRIMYSAELSRIALERCTTAREAIRLIGALIEEYGLYATGETLPVADTEEGWILEMAPSPEGTGGLWVAKKVPDGEIFVGANQFRIREVDPDDPDMLFSENLHAVAQKHGWWKPEDGKLDWLKTVSLGEYNHPYYSLRRVWRVLSLAAPSKNFSPWVKDGFTKDYPFSVKPDKKLGVRDVMRLHRDHYEGTEFDLTKGTAAGPFGYPDRYYGPYDGAGDVGDPKRKPEGAWERPLSVTYCGYVFVNQARGWLPDAIGGRMWLGLDKPSDTVFLPFHVGVNGLPRSVEACDTTKFSRESAWWTFNFLANYAGLKYSYMHGEITVWQEQLETGFLNTIETVERNALDLYRTNPSGARAYLTDFAERNTAETLEQWHDLTERLIVKYNDGLLTEGGKIGQPMGYPRDWLKTTSWPSGPTSYEKPTEK
- a CDS encoding prephenate dehydrogenase, whose amino-acid sequence is MTDLKNCTVSVFGLGLLGGSLAWKLSRDGAVKSVAGWSRNPQTVRRAHETGIIGRPCATAEECAALGDILILAVPIRFMEATSLKIRPAAGSGVRAVFDLASTKTEVGRKLAPLWGPCYAGFHPMAGKERGGLENADPALFQGAVCAVVPFENTGEEALSLAEELAGALGGRPLRTGAEEHDAAAACISHFPVLVAAALALLAGEEMERHPLVPLLAAGGFRDTTRVAGGLPELGADMASTNGEQIRRLAGKFRTILDTLLAVSPEELEVLLAKAARCRETVLAGKDSGSGKRG
- a CDS encoding YbaN family protein, whose translation is MNLWTLLGTLFLALGFIGALFPVMPTVPFVLVAAACFARSSPKMHRWMRQHRTFGRTVRNWEKNRCISRKMKVWGITMMTLGGGTSTWLFVPPGWMSWTVFGAFLIGDLVVLLLRECPAEPVRGGKEKR
- a CDS encoding TRAP transporter large permease subunit: MIELSAETVTAIMLGGVFVLVMTGFPIAFVIGSVAFFTGLAVFGPTTTFHILYSRFYDLSLNYPYLAVPLFTFMGVILQHSGVTKDLYQSLYEAMGRLRGGLAVVTILFGTILAACLGVIAASVTILTLIALAPMITRGYDKSLAAGSIVAAGTLGILIPPSIMLVVYAPQAGLSVGQMFMGAVFPGLLLSAFYMLYVVIRCHLNPALGPAIPEDQITPFDAAKFFRLLKSLVPPILLIAAVLGTIFAGIAPPTEAAAVGCFASILLAAAYRKFSWDLMKRASLETMKVSAFVVMIAAMCYAYVGIFMNAGAGDVVAEFILSVPGGKWMSFFVIMAIVFLLGMFIEWIGIVFIVVPIFSPILTTLGFNPLWAGMMICINMQMAFQTPPMAMSIFVLKGTAPKELGVTIGDIIRGVIPFILIIMVVLLLCAFFPGIITWLPEMMIGAA
- a CDS encoding TRAP transporter small permease subunit — translated: MSSLRKILKFIDTVSETSGWVAKWFALVLVFAGTYEAVARHFFNAPTAWAYDVLCMAGGALYLLGASYDYLHEAHTRVDMFYNMLPPRGKAFMNVICSLFLFFPLMLVMFKLAFTWAVRAVTIKEVFFNSFWYPPAWPYRTVFAVGLFLLILQAAANFVRDVYFMVRGETLD
- the dctP gene encoding TRAP transporter substrate-binding protein DctP; the encoded protein is MWAMRRVLFALLVPVLVVGAFMPAVVEGADAPKKIVWKSSGHGPASDPSQIYHDMLCKAITEASGGRLEIKPFVGGSIVPAYKEVDAVHENVLQLCYTCPMYNLDKWSAAGLVSSRPGALAGEALRTWFNYGGGADLMNKMMEGYNVMTFPGALSPLPEEVFFHSKKKIETVEDLKTIKARCMGDAGEILKRMGMATVILPGGELYEAMKRGTIDAFEYSTLASNWNMHFNEVAKYVYLSPVRAPSDPQVFFVNKDAWNALPKDLQLLVQTFIDRFTQAQHEYLVYESIIALEKFKAAGNQVLKVPAEVNAALAAEASKFYEEKVASEPAIFGEIYNSMKAFGESYETMK